The Spirosoma radiotolerans genome has a window encoding:
- the rpsJ gene encoding 30S ribosomal protein S10 — MSQKIRIKLKSFDHMLVDKSAEKIVKAVKSTGAIVSGPIPLPTNKEIYTVLRSPHVNKKAREQFQLCTYKRLVDIYSSSAKTVDALMKLELPSGVDVEIKV; from the coding sequence ATGAGTCAAAAAATTCGCATTAAGCTAAAGTCGTTCGACCACATGCTGGTTGACAAGTCGGCTGAGAAAATCGTGAAAGCGGTTAAATCAACGGGTGCTATCGTAAGCGGCCCCATCCCTCTGCCAACGAACAAAGAAATCTACACCGTACTGCGGTCGCCCCACGTCAACAAAAAAGCTCGGGAGCAGTTCCAGCTTTGCACGTACAAGCGGTTAGTAGACATCTACAGCAGCAGTGCTAAAACGGTAGACGCGCTGATGAAGCTCGAACTCCCTAGTGGTGTTGATGTAGAAATCAAAGTCTAA